A DNA window from Streptomyces sp. CA-278952 contains the following coding sequences:
- the aceE gene encoding pyruvate dehydrogenase (acetyl-transferring), homodimeric type, giving the protein MASGSDRNPIIIGGLPSQVPDFDPEETREWLDSLDAAVDERGRERARYLMLRLIERAREKRVAVPEMRSTDYVNTIATKDEPFFPGDEEIERKVLNATRWNAAVMVSRAQRPGIGVGGHIATFASSASLYDVGFNHFFRGKDQGDGGDQIFFQGHASPGIYARAFLLDRLSEAQLDGFRQEKSKAPNGLSSYPHPRLMPDFWEFPTVSMGLGPLGAIYQARMNRYMEARGIADTSKSHVWAYLGDGEMDEPESLGQLSIAARENLDNLTFVVNCNLQRLDGPVRGNGKIIQELESQFRGAGWNVIKLVWDRSWDPLLAQDRTGILVNRLNTTPDGQFQTYATETGEYIREHFFGDDPRLRDMVKDMTDQQILHLGRGGHDHRKVYAAYAAAKAHKGQPTVILAQTVKGWTLGPNFEGRNATHQMKKLTVEDLKRFRDRLHIPITDKQLDEGYPPYYHPGRDSEEIQYMHDRRQGLGGYVPTRVVRAKPLPQPEEKTYAAAKKGSGTQSIATTMAFVRVLKDLMRDKEIGKRFVLIAPDEYRTFGMDAFFPSAKIYNPLGQQYEAVDRDLLLAYKESPTGQMLHDGISEAGCTASLIAAGSAYATHGEPLIPVYVFYSMFGFQRTGDQFWQMADQLARGFVLGATAGRTTLTGEGLQHADGHSQLLASTNPGCVAYDPAYGFEIAHIMKDGLRRMYGEANEDVFYYLTVYNEPIQHPAEPEDVDVEGILKGIHRFSTGEKGEIPAQIMASGVAVPWALEAQKILADEWNVKADVWSATSWNELRREAVDVERYNLLHPEEEQRVPYVTKKLEAAQGPFVAVSDWMRSVPDQIARWVPGAYQSLGADGFGFADTRGAARRFFHIDAQSIVLAVLTELAKEGKVDRSALKTAVDRYELLDVAAADPGAAGGDA; this is encoded by the coding sequence GTGGCTTCCGGATCCGATCGCAACCCGATCATCATTGGCGGCCTTCCGAGCCAGGTCCCGGATTTTGATCCCGAGGAGACCCGGGAATGGCTCGACTCCCTCGACGCCGCCGTCGACGAGCGCGGCCGAGAGCGGGCCCGCTATCTGATGCTCCGGCTCATCGAGCGCGCGCGGGAGAAGCGCGTCGCGGTGCCGGAGATGCGCAGCACGGACTATGTGAACACGATCGCCACGAAGGACGAGCCGTTCTTCCCCGGCGACGAGGAGATCGAACGCAAGGTCCTCAACGCGACGCGCTGGAACGCCGCGGTGATGGTCTCGCGGGCCCAGCGTCCCGGGATCGGCGTCGGCGGCCACATCGCCACCTTCGCTTCCTCCGCCTCGCTGTACGACGTGGGCTTCAACCACTTCTTCCGGGGCAAGGACCAGGGCGACGGCGGCGACCAGATCTTCTTCCAGGGACACGCGTCCCCGGGGATCTACGCCCGGGCGTTCCTGCTGGACCGGCTGAGCGAGGCGCAGCTCGACGGGTTCCGCCAGGAGAAGTCGAAGGCCCCGAACGGGCTGTCCAGCTATCCGCACCCGCGGCTGATGCCGGACTTCTGGGAGTTCCCGACCGTCTCGATGGGCCTCGGTCCGCTCGGCGCGATCTACCAGGCGCGGATGAACCGCTACATGGAGGCGCGCGGCATCGCCGACACCTCCAAGTCGCACGTGTGGGCCTATCTGGGCGACGGCGAGATGGACGAGCCGGAGTCCCTGGGCCAGCTGTCCATCGCGGCCCGTGAGAATCTGGACAACCTGACCTTCGTGGTCAACTGCAACCTCCAGCGCCTCGACGGCCCGGTGCGCGGCAACGGGAAGATCATCCAGGAGCTGGAGTCGCAGTTCCGGGGCGCCGGCTGGAACGTCATCAAGCTGGTCTGGGACCGTTCCTGGGACCCGCTGCTGGCGCAGGACCGCACCGGCATCCTGGTCAACAGGCTGAACACCACGCCGGACGGTCAGTTCCAGACGTACGCCACCGAGACCGGCGAGTACATCCGCGAGCACTTCTTCGGCGACGACCCGCGGCTGCGGGACATGGTCAAGGACATGACCGACCAGCAGATCCTGCACCTGGGCCGCGGCGGTCACGACCACCGCAAGGTCTACGCGGCCTACGCGGCGGCCAAGGCGCACAAGGGCCAGCCGACGGTGATCCTGGCGCAGACGGTCAAGGGCTGGACGCTGGGGCCGAACTTCGAGGGCCGCAACGCGACCCACCAGATGAAGAAGCTCACGGTCGAGGACCTCAAGCGCTTCCGCGACCGGCTGCACATCCCGATCACGGACAAGCAGCTGGACGAGGGCTACCCGCCCTACTACCACCCGGGTCGCGACTCGGAGGAGATCCAGTACATGCACGACCGCCGCCAGGGTCTGGGCGGTTACGTCCCGACCCGTGTGGTGCGTGCGAAGCCGCTTCCGCAGCCCGAGGAAAAGACGTACGCGGCTGCGAAGAAGGGTTCGGGTACGCAGTCGATCGCCACCACCATGGCGTTCGTCCGCGTCCTGAAGGATCTCATGCGGGACAAGGAGATCGGCAAGCGTTTCGTGCTGATCGCCCCTGATGAGTACCGCACCTTCGGCATGGACGCGTTCTTCCCGAGTGCGAAGATTTACAACCCGCTCGGCCAGCAGTACGAGGCGGTCGACCGCGATCTGCTGCTCGCGTACAAGGAGTCCCCGACGGGTCAGATGCTGCACGACGGCATCTCCGAGGCGGGCTGCACGGCCTCGCTGATCGCGGCCGGCTCCGCGTACGCCACGCACGGCGAGCCGCTGATCCCGGTGTACGTCTTCTACTCGATGTTCGGGTTCCAGCGCACCGGCGACCAGTTCTGGCAGATGGCCGACCAGCTCGCGCGCGGCTTCGTGCTCGGCGCGACCGCCGGCCGCACCACGCTGACCGGTGAGGGCCTCCAGCACGCGGACGGCCACTCGCAGCTGCTCGCCTCGACGAACCCGGGCTGTGTCGCGTACGACCCGGCGTACGGGTTCGAGATCGCGCACATCATGAAGGACGGGCTGCGCCGGATGTACGGCGAGGCGAACGAGGACGTCTTCTACTACCTCACCGTCTACAACGAGCCGATCCAGCACCCGGCCGAGCCCGAGGATGTGGACGTCGAGGGCATCCTCAAGGGCATCCACCGCTTCAGCACCGGCGAGAAGGGCGAGATCCCGGCCCAGATCATGGCGTCCGGTGTGGCCGTCCCCTGGGCCCTGGAGGCGCAGAAGATCCTCGCGGACGAGTGGAACGTCAAGGCGGACGTCTGGTCGGCGACCTCCTGGAACGAGCTGCGCCGCGAGGCGGTGGACGTCGAGCGCTACAACCTCCTGCACCCGGAGGAGGAGCAGCGCGTCCCGTACGTCACGAAGAAGCTCGAAGCGGCCCAGGGCCCGTTCGTGGCGGTCTCGGACTGGATGCGTTCGGTTCCGGACCAGATCGCGCGCTGGGTGCCGGGCGCCTACCAGTCGCTGGGCGCGGACGGCTTCGGCTTCGCGGACACCCGGGGTGCGGCCCGCCGGTTCTTCCACATCGACGCGCAGTCGATCGTGCTGGCGGTCCTCACCGAGCTGGCCAAGGAGGGCAAGGTCGACCGGTCGGCCCTGAAGACGGCGGTGGACCGCTACGAGCTCCTGGACGTGGCCGCGGCCGATCCGGGCGCGGCGGGCGGCGACGCGTAG
- a CDS encoding DUF3052 domain-containing protein, translated as MSATADHAEERTNPAARLGFEPGQVVQEIGYDEDVELELREGIEATTGQELVDEEYDDVADVVLLWFRDEDGDLTDALVDAIGLIEDGGTVWLMTPKTGRDGYVEPSDINEAAQTAGLAQTKSISAGKDWTGSRLVTPKGAKAKR; from the coding sequence GTGAGCGCGACCGCGGACCACGCGGAGGAGCGGACCAACCCGGCAGCACGCCTGGGGTTCGAGCCCGGACAAGTGGTCCAGGAGATCGGCTACGACGAAGACGTCGAGCTGGAGCTCCGTGAGGGCATTGAGGCCACTACCGGCCAGGAACTCGTCGACGAGGAGTACGACGACGTCGCGGACGTCGTCCTGCTCTGGTTCCGCGACGAGGACGGCGACCTTACGGACGCGCTGGTGGATGCCATTGGTCTGATCGAGGACGGCGGTACGGTCTGGCTGATGACGCCGAAGACCGGCCGTGACGGATACGTCGAACCGAGCGACATCAATGAGGCTGCCCAGACAGCCGGTCTCGCCCAGACCAAGAGCATCAGCGCGGGCAAGGACTGGACGGGCAGCCGTCTGGTCACCCCCAAGGGGGCCAAGGCCAAGCGCTGA